Within the Bacillus sp. FSL K6-3431 genome, the region TTACTTGTACAATAAAGCATTTGGTCACTTCAATATGGGGTATGCTTCAGCTTTAGCTTGGATATTATTAATTATTTGTGCCATATTTACAATGTTTATTTTTAAGACCGCAAAAAGTTGGGTTTACTATGAGTCTGAAGGGGGGAACTAAAATGCCAATATCTAAAAAGTATAAACCATTTATCTATCACATTAGCATTGTTATTTTAGGTTTTTTTATGATTTATCCGATCCTATGGACAATAGCAAGTTCTTTGAAACCTGAAGATGAGATTTTCCGTAACGCTTCATCATTAATCCCATCTTTTCTGAAATGGGAGAACTATATGCAAGGTTGGCAGGGATTTGGGGATATAACCTTTACCACCTTTTTCATGAACTCAACATTTGTTACGATCATGGTGGTTATTGGAACCATATTTTCATCAACTTTAGTTGCATTTGGTTTTGCACGCGTTAACTTTCGTTTCCGTACACCACTTTTTATTTGTTTATTAGCAACCTTGATGTTACCTCAACAAGTAACATTAATACCTCAATATATTCTTTTTCATAAATTAGATTGGGTGAATACGTACTTACCACTTATTGTACCTGCATTTATTGGAGGTATTCCATTTTTCATCTTCTTAATGGTTCAATTTATCCGTGGAATACCGAGAGAGCTGGATGAAGCTGCTTATATTGATGGTTGTAGCACATTTGGGATTTTCTGGCGTGTTATTCTACCTTTAACAACGCCAGCAATAGCAACAGTTGCCATATTTTCGTTTTATTGGACCTGGGATGACTTTATGGCACCGTTAATATACTTGAATGATACAAAATTATATACCGTAGCCCTAGGTTTAAAGATGTTTTCTGATCCATCATCATTAACCGCTTGGGGACCGATGCTGGCAATGTCAGTAGTATCAATATTACCCCAACTATTGATGTTTTTATTTTTTCAGAAGTACTTAGTTGAAGGGATAACAGCTGGAGGAGTGAAAGGGTGAATGGGGACTATGTATCCATTGTAAAAGATGTAACCAGGTTTTTTTGACCCTACATCGAAACAGTTTAGTTACTAACTTATTCAAATTGAGTGATAGAATTCAAAGAAATGAGAAAAAAGTATTATATATATATCGTAACTCATGTAAGTTGGTGCCTGTTAACCCGTTTGCGAATATGTAATTGCTAACGAGATAGCAATATGAGTCATAAAAATAGCAAAAACGAGCATGTTGGGTCAGTGTGAATGTAAGGAAATTCAATTAAAATATAATGATAGATCAAACTAATTGAAAAAGGTAGGTGAATAATTGTAAGCACTTTCAGTATTTAATTGAATATATTAAAAATGAATCTGAAAAGCTCTGTGTAATTAGCGGTAGAGACAGATTTTTAAAGGATTGTTCATGCTAGACAGCTTTTTAGCCTATGAAAAGATTATTCTTGATTATTAAATCTTGGCTCAATCGAGAGGGGTATTGGTTTGAAAGCTATGCTAAAATGTTATCCTTTATTCAATCATTTCATGGAGGTAAAGTAAAATGCTTTAAAAATAAACACGTTGTATAACATCGATTTAATAGAAATTGGTATGATTCTCAGGATATCGCTAAAGAAAAAATGTTAGAGGAGAGATAAGAATGCAAGAAAAGTTTGCTGCACAATTATATACGGTTCGAGAAGAGCTTTCTAAAGGAATTGCACCTGTTTTTCAAGAATTGAAGAAAATGGGCTGGGCTGGTGTTCAAATTTCTGCTCTTCCGGCCGATCATAATCCCAAAGAAGTGGCCGATGCATTAAGGGAGACTGGACTACGTACGGCTGGAATGCACATCTCTTTAAATCGCCTTGAAAATGACCTTCAAAATGTGATGGAGGAAGCAGACCTATATGGTACGAGAGATATTATTTGTCCTTCTCTTCCTTCAGAATACAAGAATGTTGAGGGGTATCAGAAACTTAGACGAAGCTTAAATGAAATTGCAAATAAAGCTCCCAACTATCGGATTAGCTACCATAATCATGCATTTGAGTTTGAGACAGAAATTGATGGTGTGTCAGCATTGGAATATCTTTTGACTCCATCGGAGGAGAACTTGCTTCTTGCAGAAATAGATGTGTATTGGGTAAAAAAAGGCGGACAAGATCCACTTTCATTTATTCAACCATATAAAAATAGAATGCCAATCATTCATTTAAAAGATATGTCTAATGATGATAAAGAAGTTTTTGCTGAAGTGGGAACGGGTAAGATTGATTTCATACCTATTCTACAATGGGGTGAAAAGTCAGGTGTTGAATGGTATGCAGTGGAACAGGATATTTGTCCAGGGAACCCAATGGATAGTCTGCAAATCAGCCTTGATAATCTGATGAAACTAAAAGATCAAGTTTAATATAATTGAACTGGGGGGATTGAATATGTCCGAGCTGAGAATTGGAATTATCGGTATAGGAAACATGGGGACGAGCCATGCTAAAGCAATTTTTGATGGTAATGTAAAAGGAGCGGTATTAACCGCAATTTGTGATGAACGCCCTGATCGATTAACATGGTCAAAAGAGATGTTTGGCGATAAAGTCCAAACATTTTCTTCTATCGATGATTTTTTTGTCAACGCAAACATTGATGGAGTTATTATCGCTACGCCACATTATGATCATCCTACACTCGCTATTAAGGCGTTTGAGAGTGACTTTCATGTGCTTTGTGAGAAGCCAGCAGGGGTGTATACGAAAAATGTTCGCCAAATGAATGAGGCTGCGGATAAAAGCGGAAAAGTATTCAGTATGATGTTTAATCAACGAACGAACCCATTATATCAAAAGGTACGAGAGTTAATCTTAGACGGTGAGCTTGGTGAGATTAAGCGAACAAATTGGATTATTACGGATTGGTATCGCTCTCAAAGCTATTATGATTCTGGTGGTTGGCGTGCGACATGGGCAGGAGAAGGCGGCGGGGTAATGCTTAACCAATGTCCACATCAACTAGATTTATGGCAGTGGACAACAGGTCTGATGCCAAAACGAGTAAGAGCATTTAGTGGTTTTGGTAAATATCATGATATTGAAGTGGAAGACGATGTGACAGCATATGTAGAATATGAGAACGGAGCAACTGGACTATTTGTAACATCTACAGGTGAAGCACCAGGTACGAATCGTTTTGAAGTGACAGGAGACTGTGGGAAGCTTGTTGTAGAAAATAATCAACTAACATTTTGGAGACTAAGACAGTCTGAACGTGAATTCAATCGAGAATTCCGAGGTGGTTTTGGTCAGCCTGAGTGTTGGAAAATTGATATTCCTGTACGTGGTAAATCGACTGGTCATTTAGGGATATTGAATAATTGGGTAGATGCCATTCTGAACGGGGCTGAATTACTTGCACCAGGCCAAGAAGGAATCAAGGGTTTAGCAATTACAAATGCCGTTTATTTATCGAGCTGGATGGATAACTGGGTGGATATGCCTATTGATGAAGATCTTTACTATGCTAAATTGCAGGAAAAAATGAAGGAATCTAGCTATGAAAAGCCTACTAAAGAGGACCTAACGTTGAATGTAAGTGGGACACATTGAGGTATAAATAAGACAAATGCCGAAATGATTATTAAAAGCATAAAGTTGAATGGATTATGAGTCACTAGGTTATGGAAAATGATAAGGGATACTTCTCTATTTTATTATAAACCGACTATTTATATGAGTAGTTGGTTTCTTTTTAACAGTCAATTTTTGTGGAAAGTGGACTTATAGCACGTTATGTCATAAGAACCTAAATAAATTAATAAAAATTTCTAAAAAGATGTTAAATCAATTTTGATACCTGTCTCGATGGAGGAAAAGCTCAATTAACTGTATAACAGTAGATTGAGCTTTTTTATAATTTCATAGATGACTGAATCACATAGCAGAACAAAATATTAATAATTCATAAGTCCTGTGATAATGGTACTTGTATTTGTAATAATTTACTAGTAATATAGATTTTGAGTAATAGATAATCACTTTATTAGTTGTAGGAGTGAAAATGAAAGATTAGAGGAATACCGGGCTAAAAACTAATTAATAGAAATAAAATATTGCTTGTTCATTACAGTATGCTAGTTAGCAGGTTGTGTTAGTTCTGAATACATATAGTAATTGAAAACGCTGTAATGGAAACAAGAGAGAATATAACTATCATGTAACATATTTTATAAAGAGGGATGATAATATGAAAAGCAAAATAAACATTAGTAATGTATTCATGCGTTCATCGATAGGTAAGCGGTTACTTATCAATCTGCTATTATTTT harbors:
- a CDS encoding carbohydrate ABC transporter permease, which produces MPISKKYKPFIYHISIVILGFFMIYPILWTIASSLKPEDEIFRNASSLIPSFLKWENYMQGWQGFGDITFTTFFMNSTFVTIMVVIGTIFSSTLVAFGFARVNFRFRTPLFICLLATLMLPQQVTLIPQYILFHKLDWVNTYLPLIVPAFIGGIPFFIFLMVQFIRGIPRELDEAAYIDGCSTFGIFWRVILPLTTPAIATVAIFSFYWTWDDFMAPLIYLNDTKLYTVALGLKMFSDPSSLTAWGPMLAMSVVSILPQLLMFLFFQKYLVEGITAGGVKG
- a CDS encoding sugar phosphate isomerase/epimerase family protein, with product MQEKFAAQLYTVREELSKGIAPVFQELKKMGWAGVQISALPADHNPKEVADALRETGLRTAGMHISLNRLENDLQNVMEEADLYGTRDIICPSLPSEYKNVEGYQKLRRSLNEIANKAPNYRISYHNHAFEFETEIDGVSALEYLLTPSEENLLLAEIDVYWVKKGGQDPLSFIQPYKNRMPIIHLKDMSNDDKEVFAEVGTGKIDFIPILQWGEKSGVEWYAVEQDICPGNPMDSLQISLDNLMKLKDQV
- a CDS encoding Gfo/Idh/MocA family protein codes for the protein MSELRIGIIGIGNMGTSHAKAIFDGNVKGAVLTAICDERPDRLTWSKEMFGDKVQTFSSIDDFFVNANIDGVIIATPHYDHPTLAIKAFESDFHVLCEKPAGVYTKNVRQMNEAADKSGKVFSMMFNQRTNPLYQKVRELILDGELGEIKRTNWIITDWYRSQSYYDSGGWRATWAGEGGGVMLNQCPHQLDLWQWTTGLMPKRVRAFSGFGKYHDIEVEDDVTAYVEYENGATGLFVTSTGEAPGTNRFEVTGDCGKLVVENNQLTFWRLRQSEREFNREFRGGFGQPECWKIDIPVRGKSTGHLGILNNWVDAILNGAELLAPGQEGIKGLAITNAVYLSSWMDNWVDMPIDEDLYYAKLQEKMKESSYEKPTKEDLTLNVSGTH